Below is a genomic region from Drosophila kikkawai strain 14028-0561.14 chromosome X, DkikHiC1v2, whole genome shotgun sequence.
GGTTGCTCTGGGTTTTTGCGGAGGCACATATTAAGCCATATTTGATAAGGTAAACACGGGCTTTGGCAGATCGGAATTCGCATTTACTGTTGTTACTTGAAAGCACCATAAAGtgtttgaaattttaaatttataagaaaactgtttaatttttattaacaatttgcaaattataATCATACAATATCAATATTTAATCTAGATAAAGATCAGTTCTTAATAGAAAAtcatttagaattttaaattatttagcaTTTGGACATCTGCCTTTGAATACCAGTTTGAAGATCATCTTTTACAGAAACAAATTATTGAAAGCCTTATAAGAACCAGTTGGATCTTCTAATAAACAAATTCCATCTCTCTTCTTTTGAGAAACCAGCTCTCCAGCCATCTCTTTCGTTTTAGTGCGATCTTTCgaataaaaaaacaatgaaaaattaaagaacatTAAGACTAAAAAGTATAATTAAAAgggaaaaagagaaaaataatataaagaaagaaaataaaataaaaaggaaaagagaaCATGAACTAAAAGTAGAACAAGTTTTGTAAAAAGAACAATCTTTGACTTGTGTAAATTTTCATCGAGTTTTTCTCTCAATTATTCtgcattttattcattatttcaACTCAAGATGAGTTCTATAATTTCAACAATTTATATTAACTCACTTCCAGCTGAGGCGCAGTTCGGATTCCAGCCACAGGTATATAGACAGCCGCAATATTATCAGCCTCAGGCCTACCAGCCTCAGGTTTACCAGCAGCCTCAGGTTTATCAACCTCAGGTTTATAGACAACCGCAGGTTTATCAGCCTCAGGTGTATCAGCAACCCCAGGTTTATCAACAGCCCCAGGTTTACCAACCACAGGTGTATCAGCAGCCGCAGGCCTACCAGCAGCCCCGCCAGCGCCAGGGATCCGTTTCCAAGGCCAACACAAATGCCTACGAGCGGCAGGTGGACTTTGGCAACAATGTGGAGTACACCCAGGGCTTGTCCAACTCCCGGGCGGTAACCAAGCAGAATGGCCAGCGAGTGGTGACCAACAGCCAGGCACAGACGCGGGACATCGACCTTGGGGGCCTGCAGATCGGCAACACGCTGACCAGGTCGCGAACAAACGCCAACGGAGCTGTGTCCCAGGGCGTGGCCAATCAGTTCAGGATCGGTAACCTTGGCCTAGGGGCCTCCCTGTCGCCACAGAATCTCCAGAACGGCTTCGGTCTGCAGCGGGGAGCCGATGGCGACCTGCGCCTTGGCCTGGGTGTGCTCAACCTGGACCTGGACCGGAACGTGGCCAACTCGAACACCCTGTCGCAGGCCCAGGTGAATGCCCAGGGCAAGGGAGTCAAGGCCGGCTCCTCCAGCAACACGCAGTCGAATACGCAGCAGTACGGTGGCGTCACCGTGACGGACACGCGCTCCAACTCGAATGCCTTCGGCAAGGCGCGACGCGGCCAGACCTCGGCCAGCACGGGAGGATTCGGTGGCAATGCCGCCACCAATGGCCAGACCTTTGGCGGTCCCTTCCAGCGCGTGGTGCGCCAGCAGCCGGTGGCCTACAGGCGGCCCAAGAGGAGGGCCCAGTTCGTGCCCTTTGGCTATCCGGAAGGCGGCTTTGGACCAGGTCCATTTGCGGTGGGCCTGGATAGGCCCCGTCGCCAGTTTGGCGGTGGCTTTGGCGGTTTCGGAGGAGGTAAGCAAATATATACCGAAAGCTATTGAGACTTTTCAAGCTGATGCCTTCCCTAGGTCCTGCCTTTGGCGGACCCCAGTTCGGAGGAGGCCAGTTCGGCGGTGGACCCCAGTATGGCGGCTTTGGAGGCTtccagcagccgcagcagccgcagcgTAAGGGCAACAAGAACCAGGCCAATGGCAATGCCAATGCCCAGGGTGGACCCGGATTCAACCAGCAGGCCTCTACGAATAACCACGCCAGTCCCGGCaacaccggcagcagcagcatcagctcCAACCTGGCCCAGGACGGTAGCAGCGGCCAGGTGAGCTCCGccaacaccaacacacacaacagCCAGACGGCTGGCGGCTTCGAGAGCGGCCAGAACTCGCAGAGCCAGGCGCTGAACTTCAGGCCGGGTGAGCAGCAGGCCTCCAGTGCCAATGCCAACACGCAGCACACGCAGCAGGGCGGCCGGGACACTGTCGCCTCCAACAGCGGCTCTACGgccaccaacaacaaccagtTCGGCCAGTCGACGAACACGGCCAACACCAACTCGCAGGTGGTGCGCGATGGCAACCGGCAGGACGCCACCAGTGATGCCAACAGCCAGAGCATCTTCCAGGGCAACAATGGCCAGGGTGATGCCTCGGCTCTGACGAATGCCCAGACCAGCTCCCAGAAGGGACCCGGCGGCTTTGTGAGCAACTCGGCCTCGAGCAGTGCCACGGCCACCGCCACCAATGGACAGTCGGCCAATGCTAACGCCAATGCCAATGCCGGCGGCGGTGGCTTCGGGGGTGGTTCCGGGGCGAATGCCGGCGCCAATGGCGGTGGTTTCGGTGGCGGCGGAGGCGCCAATGCCAACAGCAATGCCTTTGGTGGATTTGGCGGTGGCTTCGGCTTTTATGGACGTTAGTTGTACACATTTTTTAAGagctccaaaaaaaaaaccaacaccttctttttttttgtcaccCGCGCAAGCACGAGAATAAAGAATGCATTTCGTTAATTTACACGGCACTGGTTGCACCATGCTTTTGGCTGGCACTGTTGATATCAAATCGAAATTGTTGAATCGAAATTCCAGGAGCAATTTTGAGTGTTAAATGTTGTTAAAAATGGTGCTTATAGTTGTTGAGTGTTAATGTTGTTGAGTGTTGTAAATTGTTGTTGAAGGATGTTTAGAGATAATCTAACCTTGGACTTTTTGTTTCCCCGTCATATTCTAAACCCCTCTAGTTCGCCATCGGGCACAGCAACAGGTTCGTCTGCAACGCTGGAGACCCAAGTCCCTAAATGGGAGTGACACTTCCCCTAGAAGTTcctccagcagctcctccatcAATGACAACTTTGAGTACGTATACTTCAATAGCTCCTCGCGCTTGGAGGACCTCGAGTCCGGCTCCGGCTCGGACTTGAGCTCCCTAAATACCTCGGTGGAGGCCTTTGGGCCTTACGATACAACCCAGCGCCAGGGTCGTACCTTTGGCGTGATCTACGACTGGATTACGGGCCTCTTCAACTCCTGTGTCTCGCCCTGCACCCTGGAGGCCTTCCAGAAGCAGACCTGCTGCGAGACATATGTGGTGGATCCTTCGTATCCTTCGTATCCACCGCCACCTCCACTTCCACCTCCACCGCCACCGCAGAGCTGCTGCACTCCCGTGCGGCCCTATCCGCCACCTCGACCTCttccaccgccaccgccgccgccgccaccaccacccatgCCCCTCTATCCCCCTCTGTATCCCAACAACAAGACGCCCGTGGTGGTAGTGGCCACGCCCATTAACTGCTGCACCGTCTGCACCTACACCTATTACGGCCCGCCGCCCTGTGGCCGCttgtacaacaacaacaacaacaacagcaacggcaacggcaacggcaagaAGGTGATCTATGTGCCGCCGCCCTACTATGGACGCTGACGAGGAGCTCTTGATGTTAGTAATAAATAACATACCCTTCTAtcaattttaaagctaaaCTCAGAAACACTTTGTACTTTTTTaagccattaaaaaaaaaaaataaatacaacttttACCAACCAACTTGCGTTTATTTGTACAAGTTCTTGCCATCAAGTTGCTCTTTACTTTGCTCTTAAATTACAAATCGCTGAGGTAAAAATGTACACTTAATTTCCAGGACTGCCGGCAGACTTTTTGTGTGCTAACAAACTGCATTGTTAAAGTTTCGGAAAAGTAGACTCTCGAATGTGACAAAACGGAAAAGTCCCTTTTGTTTGCATTCCCTACGCCTGGCTAATTTGGAAAACGCTTGCATAATCTCAGTGAAAAGGGGACGGAGACACGGAGACGCCGGCGGGAACGAGGCTTTTGCTGTCAAAAATGCGGCAAATAAGACACACGACAGGGAGGGGGGTGGGTGGTGGTTGTCGTGGGGTATAGGCGATTGCCCTAAGAAGGAAATAATGTAGTGATACCCTGGGAGTGAGGAAGTACATTTTCTAATAAGCCACAAGAACAGCTTCTGTTGAGGCAGAAGTACTTTAATAATTAGGTTAAAAATTAACTTATTCAATACATTCTTATAATACAAAgtgataaaaattaaaaacaatattttaagatattttttacTTGAATAAACCTTGAGGAAAAGTTTATTTCAATAGTTTCATCAGACATTTTCAAGTCTAGATCACACCCACAGATTTTTTTCTAGCCGCCGGAAAGTATGCAATTAATTTTAGAAACCTCTTTCCCGACTTTAAAGGGTATTCCCCTCGTCGTGGCCTTCTAGAGGAATCCCAGGCCAACGTATCCCATCTTTGTTTCGCTTTTGTTGTGCGCCCTGGCCCGGGTTTTCTTTTCGGGCCTCTTGTGCCGTTGACTTTTGCGCCTAAGCAAAATTTGTGCCATGTGTTTTGTGGCCGCTTTGTTTGTTGGCCTGGCTAAAAATTTGCTGGCAGGCTGCCACACACGAGGACATCAGCGGCGAggctgaaactgaaactgagactgagactgagcctgggactgggactgggaccgGGGCTGATCCTGGAACCGAAACTGAGGCACAGACACAGGACATGTCACGTCAGCGGCACAAAGCCCGAGCACAAAGGCCTGATAACTGCAGTCGCCTGATAAGCGGCATTCCCGAAACAAGGACATTCCACCCACTCGAGAACAGGCGGAGAAATTGTTGGTCCCCGAGGAAAATATATACTCCAAAAAACCAAGAGTCCTTCCATCAGATTTCTGCTGGCTTCTCTCAGTGTACACGAAACAGGAAgaggaacaggaacaggagccGCTTGAGACTCTCTTCCCACCCGGAAGCACATGTCGCCCCTTTTGTCATTTCGCTCATAACGTTAATTTATATTCAGTTcagtctaaaaaaaaaatattgccaGTGGTAGTGGTACAGTGAAGTCCGTGTGACAGCCATCGAGGGGAGTAGGGGGAAGTCGGAGGATAAAAGTGGTGGGCGCTAGCCTAGATCCTAGTCCTGGGAGCTGCGCCTCCTCAGTTGAAGTACTGCTGTTGGCGACGACGCAGGGCCGGGGTGGCGGCCACAAAGCGACGGCCGGAGATACCCGAGCCGGAGCCGGACACCGACACGGAGCCATCGTTGGCGGAGTACAGCAGCAGGGGGATCTCCTCCACGCtggtctgctgctgctgggcggaGTTTCGCACTCCGGAGCGGAGCAGCTCGTCGGCGGAGAGACGACGCAGGGCTGGGGCGGCGACCGGAGTTGATGCTGCCACTGGGCTGGCGGAGGCAACGCCCTCCAGCAGCTGATCCTCATCGTTCTCGGGCTGGTCCAGGACCAGATCCTCGGGCTGGGCCACGGCAATACTGTTGCCAACGGGAGCATCGCCCTCGTGGTCGGCCGAGGAAATGGAGCTGCTCTGGAGTAGGGCCTCGATGTTCTCCAGGTTGGACAGACCGTTGATCTGGAGCTGGTCATGGAGCTCGCTGGGAATGGCAATGGCCTGGACGTCCTTGTGGCCAGAGATGCCGTTGGGCGTGGGAATAAACTGGACATTCTCGGGAATCTGATCGGTGGGATAGACGGGCACCAGCTCGGCCTCGTTCTCGTTGCTCGACTTCAGCAGGATCAGGGAGATGGGTACGATCTTCTTGAACTTCAGCAGGACCAGCTTCTTGATGGCCACCGCTCCGGGGAAGACGCGTCCCTGGGGACCGGCATGGGGCTTGGCGATGAGGGCACGCTGTCCAAAGTGCTGGCGCCGGTGTCCAGGAACATGACGGGCTGTggattataaattatatattttcaatttcaagctTTTAACTAATGATTGCCAGCTGGGTTATTCGATAATGATCGTATCGGAGAGATTACTGATAGCTCTTGTCCCGAAGCCAGCGACCTCTAACTCACCTTCGCTGAGGGCCAACAGAGCCAGGCCAATGGCCAGAAGAGTTGCCAACTTAATTGCCATAATGACGGGGATGCTGGAAGCCTAGATGGATTCTGGGGACtgggacttggacttggacctTGGTGCGTCGCTGGGCGAGTGACTCTATTAAATGGTTCAACAAGTGCCCGGCAAGACATTTTATACATGGGAGGAACGTTCACATTCACCGGATGGCGAAACGAGACGACAGAGACACATAAAAATCACCCGAGAAGACAATAGAAATTTCGCCAGCCAGAAGACGCGGACAGAACGCAGAATGGGATTGGATTGGGATTGGATTTTTTGGAAAGGGGGTGAGAAGAAGAATGGTCTGCAGGCCGATTGGCCAATTATTAAACTATGCAAATGCTCGACTGATTTATGCACGGATTTCGGGCCAAAGaaccaaaagccaaaaaccaaaaatcgaaaaaccaGAAACCAGAAACCGAAAACAGAACAACATAGAGTCCCCCCCCCCGCAGAACGTTgactccatttccatttccatatcCATTTCCAAGACCAAGAAGTCCATTCGCAGTTGCAGTTTCCTTCACTCCCGCCTCCCCCCGCCCGCCCCCTGTTTGTTGGCTAATTTGCCCcgaaatttgcattttgggTCGCCTCGAAAATACgatacaaaaaataacacaagAAGAAAATAGCAAATGGCCCAGCCGGCTGGGTTTTTGagccaatttttatttttggggtcAAAAGTGAGATTCTCAATAAGTCTTTCAGCTTCCAGAAATGGCTGCGAGACATTTGTCACTGTCCCAGGCTCCTCCCTCCGAGGCAGGGTCAGGGCTCAGGGCTCGCCTTCGTGTGTTCCCAATACCGGGCAGCGGACAtttaaatcaatcaaaatgTATCGGGTCCATGGAAATGTATTCTTTTCAAGCCCATTCTTATACAAAAAGGCGGTGCTACTTGGTGCCAGCCATAGAGAGGGTTAACCCATCAAACTATAACTATGATTCCTAATGACTTACAACAAACTGGCCTTATTGTTGGCCTATTCTATGGCATTGTTCGGGTAACAAAGCCAATAACCagctatttattataaaagacCATATATAATTCATTTCTATGAGAAACAAGAAAGCTCTTAGGGAATATTGTATCAGAAAATAATCaaggaaattaattaactGGGCTTAAAGAAGCTGTTTTAAGGCAGTATTATGTGGTAGCTTAAAGAAGGCAGTAgttaaaaatgtagaaaaaattaaattaaaagttaattaaaacaGGAATGCTTTTCTTtgataatttttgttaatttaacaAACCAGCATcaggtaaaaaatattttttccttaattttggcaatttagaaaattttaaaataagggtacaaattatttattttgctaacAAAGAAACTCCTTAACTGGCTACTTAAGTTCTTAATTAATactaaattaatacaaaaaaacaagaggGGAAACTATCTTCTTACGCCGAAGATTGTATACCCCTTCGATTTGTAATTAAGAATGCatagtaaattatatatatactttttcttTCCACAATATTTCTCAAATAAAGCTAGAAATAGCAAACGTAACTCtgtattttaaaactttatttgatttaaaaacatattcccaaacatattaaaattataaataaagaaattgagcttttattgaaaaaaaatgtaatctcTTATATATCCACAACTTATTCAACCATATTATTTTGTGACGCACTGTACCGTAACGAAAAAAAGCTTCATCAAATTTCAAGCTTGACAGCTAAGCCAAACTTTTCCAAGCTGAGCGATCCGAAAGATTTTCTTGGGCTTTCTTCTCAAGTGATTGAATCCTGGCGACCGGAAATCGAAacaatttattgattttatgatttattttctatttatttttttaatgtaggaaCCGACGGAGTGTCTTATCTAATTATGGATTTGCTGTTggcaattatttaaatttttcagtGCTACCGGTGGCGGCGGGGCTGCTGTAATGATGATAGAAACGACCTCAAATAACCGCCCCAACATATTTGCGGCCCATTAAGGGCGACATAAACAAATGTTTTAATAACGAAATTATGCAGAGGAGGTTCAGAAGTAGGAACGCCGTGTATTCATTAGCTTTGAGGCCTCGCAGCGCGAAAAAGATCCGCGCCAACTCCGTTCGTTTCATGCTAATggaaatgcataaaaaaagcataaataCTCATTAGCCAACTGtatgggtgtgcgtgtgtccatgtctgtctgtgtgtgtgtgttcctaTGGTTTATGGCGAAAGAAGAAAGTTGACCCCCCAAGTCGGGGTCACCTCATCTCGACACCTCGGATGCGGGGTCAGCACggacatatatgtatatatatattggaaaGTTAATAGggaaagttatatttttagatcTTGGCTGCAAAAAGATTCCCAGAATTAGCACAATGATCCACTTTCGACGGAAAGAAATCGCCAAGGGAAAACTCATCCACCAAAGTTCAAGGGGGATCTACATTTCTCTAGaccaattattaattattttgtattatcatTTTGAACAAAGATTcgttggttttaatttttaagtggaaacagaaaagagaaaaaagtaaagctatttgtattaaattggattttgaagctaaattaattaattaattaaaattatttatttatttattataaggTAACTTTTGTATTATAACTACTGtactattaattaaataaattgaaggCTAGAAGATATAtgtacactcataaaaatatggTCACATAGCCCCAAAACTAAGAAAGATTTTCTCAAATATAGGGCTACTTTCCCTTGGCTAC
It encodes:
- the LOC108080080 gene encoding uncharacterized protein — protein: MAIKLATLLAIGLALLALSEARHVPGHRRQHFGQRALIAKPHAGPQGRVFPGAVAIKKLVLLKFKKIVPISLILLKSSNENEAELVPVYPTDQIPENVQFIPTPNGISGHKDVQAIAIPSELHDQLQINGLSNLENIEALLQSSSISSADHEGDAPVGNSIAVAQPEDLVLDQPENDEDQLLEGVASASPVAASTPVAAPALRRLSADELLRSGVRNSAQQQQTSVEEIPLLLYSANDGSVSVSGSGSGISGRRFVAATPALRRRQQQYFN
- the LOC108080186 gene encoding uncharacterized protein DDB_G0283357 isoform X2: MRHAFVGLIVCWLAVCQPQAEAQFGFQPQVYRQPQYYQPQAYQPQVYQQPQVYQPQVYRQPQVYQPQVYQQPQVYQQPQVYQPQVYQQPQAYQQPRQRQGSVSKANTNAYERQVDFGNNVEYTQGLSNSRAVTKQNGQRVVTNSQAQTRDIDLGGLQIGNTLTRSRTNANGAVSQGVANQFRIGNLGLGASLSPQNLQNGFGLQRGADGDLRLGLGVLNLDLDRNVANSNTLSQAQVNAQGKGVKAGSSSNTQSNTQQYGGVTVTDTRSNSNAFGKARRGQTSASTGGFGGNAATNGQTFGGPFQRVVRQQPVAYRRPKRRAQFVPFGYPEGGFGPGPFAVGLDRPRRQFGGGFGGFGGGPAFGGPQFGGGQFGGGPQYGGFGGFQQPQQPQRKGNKNQANGNANAQGGPGFNQQASTNNHASPGNTGSSSISSNLAQDGSSGQVSSANTNTHNSQTAGGFESGQNSQSQALNFRPGEQQASSANANTQHTQQGGRDTVASNSGSTATNNNQFGQSTNTANTNSQVVRDGNRQDATSDANSQSIFQGNNGQGDASALTNAQTSSQKGPGGFVSNSASSSATATATNGQSANANANANAGGGGFGGGSGANAGANGGGFGGGGGANANSNAFGGFGGGFGFYGLRHRAQQQVRLQRWRPKSLNGSDTSPRSSSSSSSINDNFEYVYFNSSSRLEDLESGSGSDLSSLNTSVEAFGPYDTTQRQGRTFGVIYDWITGLFNSCVSPCTLEAFQKQTCCETYVVDPSYPSYPPPPPLPPPPPPQSCCTPVRPYPPPRPLPPPPPPPPPPPMPLYPPLYPNNKTPVVVVATPINCCTVCTYTYYGPPPCGRLYNNNNNNSNGNGNGKKVIYVPPPYYGR
- the LOC108080186 gene encoding glycine, alanine and asparagine-rich protein isoform X1, which codes for MRHAFVGLIVCWLAVCQPQAEAQFGFQPQVYQQPQAYQQPRQRQGSVSKANTNAYERQVDFGNNVEYTQGLSNSRAVTKQNGQRVVTNSQAQTRDIDLGGLQIGNTLTRSRTNANGAVSQGVANQFRIGNLGLGASLSPQNLQNGFGLQRGADGDLRLGLGVLNLDLDRNVANSNTLSQAQVNAQGKGVKAGSSSNTQSNTQQYGGVTVTDTRSNSNAFGKARRGQTSASTGGFGGNAATNGQTFGGPFQRVVRQQPVAYRRPKRRAQFVPFGYPEGGFGPGPFAVGLDRPRRQFGGGFGGFGGGPAFGGPQFGGGQFGGGPQYGGFGGFQQPQQPQRKGNKNQANGNANAQGGPGFNQQASTNNHASPGNTGSSSISSNLAQDGSSGQVSSANTNTHNSQTAGGFESGQNSQSQALNFRPGEQQASSANANTQHTQQGGRDTVASNSGSTATNNNQFGQSTNTANTNSQVVRDGNRQDATSDANSQSIFQGNNGQGDASALTNAQTSSQKGPGGFVSNSASSSATATATNGQSANANANANAGGGGFGGGSGANAGANGGGFGGGGGANANSNAFGGFGGGFGFYGR